A genomic stretch from Peromyscus eremicus chromosome 6, PerEre_H2_v1, whole genome shotgun sequence includes:
- the LOC131913766 gene encoding speckle-type POZ protein-like gives MSGDQTSQRCDHTQISIQNIFYRWTISNFRFLLEEIQESIRSPTFSIGANDKWCLRIHPKGVDEESADYLSVYLVLLSCLKSPVWAKFQFLILSTDGETTHGESKTIVSRFEPGVELGFKKFILRNFLLSFVPWLLPDDKLNLLCKVSMVDDSLSTSDQNRKPRFQVPRCTLADELGELWENSHITDCCLVVSGQEFQAHKAILAARSPVFRAMFEHDMKESRKNRFEIPNLEPQVFKAMMGFIYTGKTPDLESMADVLLAAADKYGLERLKVMCEDALCRDLSVENAAHTLVLADLHRAGHLKTQALDFITAHASEISETSGWKTMVESRPHLLAESYHSLASAHHSFRQPTSNA, from the coding sequence ATGTCAGGGGACCAGACATCCCAGAGATGTGACCACACCCAAATCAGCATCCAGAATATTTTCTACAGGTGGACCATCAGCAACTTTCGTTTTCTTCTGGAGGAAATTCAGGAAAGCATTAGAAGCCCAACTTTCTCAATAGGAgccaatgacaaatggtgtttgagaATACACCCGAAGGGAGTGGATGAAGAAAGTGcagattacctgtcagtttacctagtgttgctcagctgtctaaagagtcctgtttgggcaaagttccagTTCTTGATATTAAGCACCGATGGAGAGACAACCCACGGTGAGAGCAAAACTATAGTCTCTAGGTTCGAGCCAGGTGTTGAACTGGGATTTAAAAAGTTCATCCTTCGAAACTTCCTCTTGTCCTTTGTGCCTTGGCTTCTCCCAGATGACAAGCTCAACCTCCTCTGCAAGGTGAGCATGGTTGACGACTCTTTGAGCACCTCTGACCAGAACAGAAAGCCAAGATTTCAGGTTCCTAGATGCACCTTggcagatgagctaggagagctgtgggagaattCCCACATCACGGACTGCTGCCTGGTGGTATCTGGCCAGGAATTTcaggctcacaaggccatcttagcagctcgatctccagttttcagagccatgtttgaACATGACAtgaaggagagcagaaagaatcGCTTTGAGATCCCCAACCTGGAGCCGCAAgtcttcaaggcaatgatggGCTTCATTTATACTGGAAAAACACCAGACCTTGAAAGCATGGCAGATGTtctgctggcagctgctgacaagtatggcctggagcgtttgaaggtcatgtgtgaggatgccctctgcagggacctctctgtggagaatgctgcccacactcttGTCCTGGCTGACCTCCATAGAGCAGGGCATCTGAAAACCCAGgcactggatttcattacagcaCATGCTTCTGAGAtctctgagacctcaggctggaagacaatggtgGAGTCACGTCCCCACTTGCTAGCTGAATCATACCATTCCCTGGCTTCTGCTCACCACTCTTTCCGGCAGCCCACCTCAAACGCCTAA